Part of the bacterium genome, ACGCGCTCATCGGGGGCCTGCACGGGGCCCAGCAGCAGGGCATGGAGCCGACTTACTGGGGCGATGCCTACGTCGCGGCGCTGCCGTGGCTCAACGAACACGCTCCTCAAGGGGCGCGGGTGTGGGTCAACGTGGCGGGCTTTGTCAGCTCGGTGCAGATCTACCAGCAGTTTGGGATGCTGCGGTCGGACCTGCAACTGACCGGCGGCGAGGCCGCGTTCCACGGGGCTGATCTGTACCTCGTGATGAACAAGCCGACCGAACTGGGGGACCTGGGCAAGGAGATTATGGGCGCAGGAAAGGCGTTGTACGTCAAGGAACTCGACGAGGTGCCGCTGGTGTGGGTGTTCGGCCCGTACAAATGACCGTGCTGCCCCCAAGGAGTGCGCCATGCTGAGCCGTTGGGCCGCCAGTGTCTGCGCGGTGTGCCTGATCGTAGCGGCATCCTCGCCGTGGGCTGCCCCGCTGCCCACCGGGGCCGGGACGCAGCCGCTCGAGGTCACGCTCGAGGGCGGAGCGAAGATCGCTCCTGACGCGGACCTGAAGCAGGACGTCCTGTTACTGGACGGGCAGCCGAACAGCTATGCGCACTGCCTGGCGCCGGCGGAATGGGGGAGGCTGCGCAACTTCCGGGTCGAGGTGAGTGTGCGGCCCGATCAGCTGCGCGCCAGTTCCGTCCCCATCGCGTGGCCCGGCAGCTTCATGATCTACCTCAGCGGCGAGAACAAGCCCTGGGTATGGGTGGAGACCGACAGCGGGCGGTCCATCCACGCCTCGTCTGAGCCGATCCCGCCGACGCAGTGGACGCGCCTGGCCTTCGAGTACCGAGCCGATGACAACGGCCTGCTGACTGTCAACGGCCGAACCGTGCTGACGATCAACGGTCAGGGCCCCCTCAAGCAGGGCGGGCCGGACCTGTGGTTCGGACGGTACACCTGGCAGGACCCCAAGGATCGCAAGGAGTACGTCTCGTGGATGAAGGGGGCGGTGGGCCTGCCGCGGGTGACGGTGCTGCCGCCGGAGGACCGTCTGCAGGTGGACTTGAGCCACATGACCAACAGCATCATCGTCAGTTGGGGCGACGCCATCGTCGTGAACAAGGGTTGGCGGGCGCTGACCCGGCCCGGGCACGTGGCGCCCTTCGTGGTCGAGTGCAAGCGCTTGGGCGTCAGGAAGGTCTTCCTGCGCGCTGACCACGAGTTCATTATGCGCTTCTGCGAGCGGCGGATGGGCGACGACCACTGGTACATGAAGGCCCTCAAGGCCGTCGAGGGGGACATGCTGGGGGCCCTCGTCAAGGGGTGCCATGGGGCGGGGCTGAAGGTGTATGCCTACCAGTCCATCTTCGACCTGGGCAGCCCGACCTCGGTGCTGTACGGCGGCACCGCTCCCTTCCCGTGGCAGGCGCAGTTCACCATCGAGCATCCGGAGTACCTCACCGAGAGCCGGGACGGCAAGAAGCGCCAATGGGGCGTGCTGTGCTATGCCTACCCCGAAGCGCGCCGGTACATGGTCAGCGTCTTCCAGCATGCGCTGAACAAGTGGGACTTTGATGGGGTCTATGTATGCACGCGCACGCATTCGTACCCGGCGGAGTTTGCTGACCAGTTCGGCTACAACCAGCCGATCGTGGACGAGTTCCGGCGCCGACACGGGGTGGACATCCGCACGCAGGAGTTCAGCCGGCCGCAGTGGTGGGATCTGCAGGGCGAGTACCTGACGCAGCTCCTGCGCGAGCTGCGGGGGGCGCTGCCGGGCAAGGAGATCGTCATCGCCATGCCGCGCAGCGACACCATCGGCCCCCCCTACGGCAACACGCGGCTCGACTGGCGCACCTGGTGCCAGGAGAGACTTGTGGACGGGATGGTGCTGGGCATCATCAGCGGCGGCTGGCACTACCCCAACACGATGGGGTTGCCGGGCTATGTGCAGAGCCAGCAGGACAATGTGGGCATGCGCGACCTGGACTATGACCTGAAGGACTGGTTCGGGCCGGTGTGCAAGGCCTCCGGTGTGGAGCTGTACCTGTCGCGCACTACGTTCCTCGCCGACGCCGAACGCGACGTACTCAAGTACCCGGGCATGACCGGGTTCACCACCTATCTCTGACCGTGTGCAGGTTGATGACATGCTCGCCGCTCTTCGCCACAAGCCGCGTATCAAGCTCCTCGCCTGCGATGTCGATGGCGTGCTGACCGATGGCGGGATGTACTTCGGCGTCGAGGGGCAGGTGATGAAGCGCTTCAACGTCAAGGATGGCCTGGGCATGACGCTCCTGCGGGAAAGCGGCGTCAACATCGCCTTCATCTCGGCCGACAGCTCGCCGATCTGTCGCGTGCGCGGCGAGAAGCTCCAGGTGCACGACATCTGCTTCGGTGTGGCTGACAAGGCGGAAGCCCTCCGCGAGCTGATGGCGCGCGATGGCCTCATCCCCGATGAAGTCGTCTACGTGGGGGACGATCTGCCGGACCTGTGCCTGGTGCCGGTAGCGGGCCTCTTTGTGGCTCCGGCCGATGCGGCGGACGAGGTCAAGCAGGCGGCGGGGTACGTCACCGAGGCTCCCGGGGGGCAGGGCGCCATGCGTGAGATCTGCGACGCCATCCGGGCGCATAACGCGCGGCTGGGGGGCGCTGATGCCTGACCTCGGCATCTGCGTGGTGAACTGGAATACGCGCGACCTGCTGGATCGGTGCCTGCAGAGCATCCGTGAGCACGCGGAGGACCTCGCGGTGGAGGTCGTCGTGGTGGACAACGCCTCCAGCGACGGCAGCGCCGACATGGTGCGCGAGCGGCACCCCTGGGTGCGGCTCCTAGCGAACGAGGAGAACTGCTACTACGCAGCCGGCAACAACCAGGGGCTGCGCGCGCTGGAGACGCCGCTGAAGCTGCTGCTCAACCCCGACATCGAGGTCCACGCCGGCAGTCTGCAGACGCTGGTGCAGTTCCTGCACGAGCATCCGCAGGCGGGGGCGGCGGCCCCGCGCCTGCGCGGCCCGGCGGGGGAAGTCCAGTTCACTTGCCGCAGCTTCCCCGGCCCGGATGTGGTAGTATACGAGGCGCTCGGGCTGAGCCGTCTCTTCCCCCGCAGCCGCTGGTTCGGCAAGTACCGCATGAGTTGGTGGAACTACGACGAGACGCGAGCGGTGGATCAGCCCATGGCCTCGGCGCTGCTCGTGCGCGACAAGGCCCTCGGGCAGGTCGGGCTGTTTGATGAGCAGTTCCCGATGTTCTTCAACGACGTGGACCTGTGCCGGCGGCTGTGGGATGCCGGCTGGGAGGTTTGGTTCACGCCCGTGGCGGAGATGACTCATCTGGGCGGGGCCGCCACGCGCCAGGTGCGGCGCGAGATGATCATCGCGTCCCATCGCAGCTTCCTGGCCTACTACCGGAAGCACTACCGGGGCAAGGTCAGCCCGATTGCGTACGCGGCGGCCGTCCTGCTGCTGACGCTGGGCCTGTACGTGCGTCTCGCGACGACGGCTGTGGGAGCGATGGGCCTTCGCGGTCGGTGACCGCTCCCACGACCGATGGGTCGGGGGTGGTGACCGCTCCTACGGCCGAGGCAGAGAAAGTGGGTGTTCCATGTCCGAACAGAAGGTTGATGAGAAGCTGCTGGAGATCCTCGTGTGCCCGGTGGATAAGGAGCCGGTGAAGCAGGAGGGCGACTTCATCGTCTGCAGCGTCTGCCGGCGCAAGTACCCGATCCGCGAGGGCATCCCCGTGATGCTGGTGGACGAGGCGGTCATCGAGGAGTCGTAGGGCGAGCAGGCCCCCGGTTCGGAGAGCGGCTTGAGTCACGACATTGAGCTGAGCATCATCATCGTAAGCTGGAATGTGCGACGGGACCTCGAAGCCTGCCTGCAGTCCCTCCGTGACAACTCCGAAGTGCCGTGCGAGACGATCGTCGTGGACAACGCCTCGGCTGATGACACGCTGGCGATGCTGCGCGGCTACCCCGAGGTGCACGTCATCGCCAATCCCGACAACCGCGGCTTTGCGGCGGCGAACAACCAGGGGCTGGCCGTGGCGCAGGGGCAGTGGCTGCTGCTGCTGAACCCCGATACGGTCGTGCCGCCGGGCACGCTGCGGAAGCTGCTCGACTTCGCGCGCGCCCACCCCGAGGCCGGGGTCATCGGCCCGCGACTGCTCAACCCCGATGGCTCGCTGCAGTACTCCTGCCGCCACTTCCCCACGGTGACGGCAGGCATGTTCCGCCACACCTTCCTCGGCCGCCTGTTTCCCCACGTCAAGAGCATGCGCGAGTACTTGATGTGCGACTGGCCGCATGATGCGCCGCGCGCGGTGGACTGGCTCTCGGGGGCGGCCATGCTGATCAGTCGTCCCGCCTACGCACAAGTCGGGATGCTGGACGAGGGCTTCTACTGGGGCTCCGAGGATGTGGACTACTGCTACCGGATGCACCAGGCCGGGTGGGAGGTGCTCTACACGCCCGAGGCCAGCATCACCCACGCCGTCGGCCGCAGCACCGACCAGGTGCAGATCCCCACGATCATTCGCACCCATCGCAGCATGCAGCGCCTGTTTGCCAAGCATCTGGCGCGCAACGGGCTGGAGCGCGCCCTGATCACCGGCGGCATCTGGCTGCGGGCGGGGCTGCTGCTGGCCGCCGTATGGCTCCACACGCGGTCCGGTCTCCGGCGATTGAGGCGACGCAGATGAGGACGCGGCTACGCCAGGGGGCCCTGGGGCTGGCCTTCGGCTTCCTGCCGTTGGGCTCGGTACTGGCGGGCAAGCTGTGGGTGTGGCAGGGGCTGCTGCTCGTGCTGGTGGGGGGGCTGGCCCTGACGCTGTGGGCCGCGGCCGCGCTGCTGCCCGAGCCCCCGGCGAAGCCCATCAAGGCAGTCCGTCCCCGCGGCAAGCACAAGCCCGAAACCGTCCCCGAACCAGCGGCTACGGCGCCCCGCGGGCTGGACCTGCTGGACTGGCTGCTGGTCGCCTGCGTGGCCTGGCAGGGCCTCTCATGGTTTGTCTCGGTCTACAGGTTCGGAACGAGCCTGTACCTGGCCGAGCTTGTGGTGTGCGCCGTCCTGTTCTGGCTGTGCCGCTATGCGCTGCTGCCGCGTCAGGCCGGTGACACAGGGACGCGGACCTGGCGCGCGGCGCTGTGGGCACTCGTAGGCGGCGGGATCGTCCTCTCGGTCCTGGGCCTGCGCGAGTATGTCCGCACCGTCTTCTTCCTGGGGGCCGTGGACTGGCGCGTCTTCGGGCCGATGGTCAACCCCAACGCCGCGGCCGGCTACCTGCTGGTGACGCTGTTCCCCGTCGCCGCTCTGCTGCTGGGGTCGCAGAGCAGGGGAAGCGCGGACGGGGTCAGCCCCGTACGGACTGGCCATGCCGTCCCTGCGGGGACAGACCTCTCCACGGGACGCCCGCGCTACGCCGAGATCGCGGCTCTGTTCTCGCTTGTGCTGATGTTCGCGACGCTGCTGCTGACTGGCTCCAAGGCTGCGTTGGGGGCGCTGCTTGTCGGCATCGTCCTCTTCGGGTTGCTGGGGCTGTCAGGTAACCGGCGCGCACAGGCCGCTGTGATTGGTGTGGCGGTCCTTACCGTCGTCGCGGCCTTCCTGTTGCCGCCCATCCGCGTGCGGCTGCTGAGCGCCTTCGGTTGGCAGAGCCACTCCACGGTGTTCCGCCTGTACACATGGCAGGGCACGCTGCACATGATCCAGGCCCGGCCGTGGCTCGGCTTCGGGGCCGGCACGTTCGAGCACATCTTCCCGCGCTTCGCCATTGCCGGCTTCACACGTGCCGCCCACCAGTCGTTCCTGCAGTTGGCCGCCGAGACGGGCGTGCCCGGCCTGCTCCTTGGTCTCGCATGGGGCGTGCTCGTACTGCGGCGCCTGTGGCAGACGGCGCGGTCCGGTGACCTGTTGGTCCGGCTCGTGGCTGCGGCCGCCCTGGCCGGTCTGACCGCCTCGGCGCTGCAGGAACTGTTCGACTACGCTTGGTACGTCCCGGGTGTAGCCTACAGCTTCTTCGCCCTGGCCGGGATCGCGCTGGCAGCCGCGCCCGAGGGCTTCAGCCCCGCGATCTCCCGGCGTTCGCGTCGCCGCTGGTGGAGCGCCGCAGCCGTGGCGGGGCTACTCTTGACGGTCTGGTGCGGCAGGAACCTCATCGCGGAAGTCCTGGCGGCGCGGGGACAGGCCGAGGCAGCGGCCTCAGCCTGCGCCGCTGCGGCGGAGACGTACGGGCGCGCCGCTGCCTGGAACCCGGGCCAAGCACAGTTCCCCACGCAGATCTCACGGTGTGAGGAGTCCCTGGCCTCCGGCGGCGATGGGGACGCGCTGGCTCGGGCGGTGCAGGCCCGCATGCGCGCCGTCCGCCTGCAGCCGACCGAGCCGCAGCACTACTTGGCCCTGGCGCGACTGTACGAAGCAGCCGGGCGGACGGACGAGGCCCTCGCCGCGGCCCGCACCGCGCTGCAGAACTACCCGAACTACCCGCGCGGCCTGGCGGAGCTGGGGCAACTGCAGGAGCAGGCCGGCGAACACGCTGCCGCGCTGCAGACGTACCGCCAACTGGCGGCGCTGCAGGAAGGGCCCGTGGGGCGCTATGCGCCCTCGGAGAGCCTGATTGAGACCGCCTACGCCCGCGGCTGGCTCGCCCTGGGCGATGAAGCCACGCACGCCGGGCAGGCCACGGAAGCCCTGGCCGACTACAGCCGTGCCACTGTTGTGCTCGAGCAAGCCATCAACGGCGAGATGGTCACACGTGAGAGCACCGGTGGAGAGAGCCTCGGCCTCGGCAATCTGCAGGAAGATACCGCGATGGCTGAGGAGGTGCTGGGGCGGCTGCGGCGAACGAATACTGCCCTGTCGGGAATGCGGCAGGCGCAGTTGCTGCTGGCGATGCGACGGCGTGATGAAGCCCGGCCGCTCCTGGAGCGACTGGTCGAGCTGCATGTGGCCGCGAGCGGCGAGGGGGAGCAACTGGCCGTGAAGTGGAGCCTGCTGCGCCTCGCGCAGGAGCTGCAGAAGGACCAGCCGCAGCGGGCCGCGCAACTGGCGCAGAGGGCGATGGCCGGCCCGCTGACGCCGTCCTCTGCGGAGACGGCAGCAAAGCAGGGCTGGCTGGCGGCCGATACTGCAAGCCTTACCCAATTGCAGCGGTGGGCGGAGACCATGGTACAAAGCTCTGTGTACCCGTCCGCGACGCCACTGTAGATACAGGAGGGGCAGGATGCCTAACGTACTGGTGTTGCATGGACCGAACCTGAACCTGCTTGGCGTGCGCGAACCGAGCGTGTATGGCGACAAGACGCTCGAGGAGATCAACAACGCCATCACCGAAGAGGCCGGCCGGCTGGGCCTGACCGTGCGCATCATCCAGAGCAACCACGAGGGACGCCTGGTGGACGCCATCCACGAAGCGCATGGCTGGGCTCACGCCATCGTCATCAACCCGGCCGGCTACACGCACACCTCGGTCGTGCTGCGCGATGCCATCCAGGCCATGCGGCTACCCACCATCGAGGTGCACCTGAGCAACATCGCCGCCCGCGAGGAGTTCCGGCACCGTTCGGTTCTGGCTCCCGCCTGTGTCGGACAGATCTCCGGCTTCCGCTGGCTCAGCTATATCCTGGCCCTGCAGGCTGTGAAGGGGCTGCTGGACCAGCAGTGAAGCCCGACTACGCCGCCCGGTTGGCTCGCGTC contains:
- a CDS encoding family 10 glycosylhydrolase, whose translation is MLSRWAASVCAVCLIVAASSPWAAPLPTGAGTQPLEVTLEGGAKIAPDADLKQDVLLLDGQPNSYAHCLAPAEWGRLRNFRVEVSVRPDQLRASSVPIAWPGSFMIYLSGENKPWVWVETDSGRSIHASSEPIPPTQWTRLAFEYRADDNGLLTVNGRTVLTINGQGPLKQGGPDLWFGRYTWQDPKDRKEYVSWMKGAVGLPRVTVLPPEDRLQVDLSHMTNSIIVSWGDAIVVNKGWRALTRPGHVAPFVVECKRLGVRKVFLRADHEFIMRFCERRMGDDHWYMKALKAVEGDMLGALVKGCHGAGLKVYAYQSIFDLGSPTSVLYGGTAPFPWQAQFTIEHPEYLTESRDGKKRQWGVLCYAYPEARRYMVSVFQHALNKWDFDGVYVCTRTHSYPAEFADQFGYNQPIVDEFRRRHGVDIRTQEFSRPQWWDLQGEYLTQLLRELRGALPGKEIVIAMPRSDTIGPPYGNTRLDWRTWCQERLVDGMVLGIISGGWHYPNTMGLPGYVQSQQDNVGMRDLDYDLKDWFGPVCKASGVELYLSRTTFLADAERDVLKYPGMTGFTTYL
- a CDS encoding HAD-IIIA family hydrolase, with translation MLAALRHKPRIKLLACDVDGVLTDGGMYFGVEGQVMKRFNVKDGLGMTLLRESGVNIAFISADSSPICRVRGEKLQVHDICFGVADKAEALRELMARDGLIPDEVVYVGDDLPDLCLVPVAGLFVAPADAADEVKQAAGYVTEAPGGQGAMREICDAIRAHNARLGGADA
- a CDS encoding glycosyltransferase family 2 protein → MPDLGICVVNWNTRDLLDRCLQSIREHAEDLAVEVVVVDNASSDGSADMVRERHPWVRLLANEENCYYAAGNNQGLRALETPLKLLLNPDIEVHAGSLQTLVQFLHEHPQAGAAAPRLRGPAGEVQFTCRSFPGPDVVVYEALGLSRLFPRSRWFGKYRMSWWNYDETRAVDQPMASALLVRDKALGQVGLFDEQFPMFFNDVDLCRRLWDAGWEVWFTPVAEMTHLGGAATRQVRREMIIASHRSFLAYYRKHYRGKVSPIAYAAAVLLLTLGLYVRLATTAVGAMGLRGR
- a CDS encoding Trm112 family protein → MSEQKVDEKLLEILVCPVDKEPVKQEGDFIVCSVCRRKYPIREGIPVMLVDEAVIEES
- a CDS encoding glycosyltransferase family 2 protein, whose product is MSHDIELSIIIVSWNVRRDLEACLQSLRDNSEVPCETIVVDNASADDTLAMLRGYPEVHVIANPDNRGFAAANNQGLAVAQGQWLLLLNPDTVVPPGTLRKLLDFARAHPEAGVIGPRLLNPDGSLQYSCRHFPTVTAGMFRHTFLGRLFPHVKSMREYLMCDWPHDAPRAVDWLSGAAMLISRPAYAQVGMLDEGFYWGSEDVDYCYRMHQAGWEVLYTPEASITHAVGRSTDQVQIPTIIRTHRSMQRLFAKHLARNGLERALITGGIWLRAGLLLAAVWLHTRSGLRRLRRRR
- a CDS encoding O-antigen ligase family protein, which translates into the protein MRTRLRQGALGLAFGFLPLGSVLAGKLWVWQGLLLVLVGGLALTLWAAAALLPEPPAKPIKAVRPRGKHKPETVPEPAATAPRGLDLLDWLLVACVAWQGLSWFVSVYRFGTSLYLAELVVCAVLFWLCRYALLPRQAGDTGTRTWRAALWALVGGGIVLSVLGLREYVRTVFFLGAVDWRVFGPMVNPNAAAGYLLVTLFPVAALLLGSQSRGSADGVSPVRTGHAVPAGTDLSTGRPRYAEIAALFSLVLMFATLLLTGSKAALGALLVGIVLFGLLGLSGNRRAQAAVIGVAVLTVVAAFLLPPIRVRLLSAFGWQSHSTVFRLYTWQGTLHMIQARPWLGFGAGTFEHIFPRFAIAGFTRAAHQSFLQLAAETGVPGLLLGLAWGVLVLRRLWQTARSGDLLVRLVAAAALAGLTASALQELFDYAWYVPGVAYSFFALAGIALAAAPEGFSPAISRRSRRRWWSAAAVAGLLLTVWCGRNLIAEVLAARGQAEAAASACAAAAETYGRAAAWNPGQAQFPTQISRCEESLASGGDGDALARAVQARMRAVRLQPTEPQHYLALARLYEAAGRTDEALAAARTALQNYPNYPRGLAELGQLQEQAGEHAAALQTYRQLAALQEGPVGRYAPSESLIETAYARGWLALGDEATHAGQATEALADYSRATVVLEQAINGEMVTRESTGGESLGLGNLQEDTAMAEEVLGRLRRTNTALSGMRQAQLLLAMRRRDEARPLLERLVELHVAASGEGEQLAVKWSLLRLAQELQKDQPQRAAQLAQRAMAGPLTPSSAETAAKQGWLAADTASLTQLQRWAETMVQSSVYPSATPL
- the aroQ gene encoding type II 3-dehydroquinate dehydratase, with the protein product MPNVLVLHGPNLNLLGVREPSVYGDKTLEEINNAITEEAGRLGLTVRIIQSNHEGRLVDAIHEAHGWAHAIVINPAGYTHTSVVLRDAIQAMRLPTIEVHLSNIAAREEFRHRSVLAPACVGQISGFRWLSYILALQAVKGLLDQQ